In Pyxicephalus adspersus chromosome 10, UCB_Pads_2.0, whole genome shotgun sequence, the DNA window TTTATATGGtttacagtatctcctcctcatttgttggtgacatgacgttatattgaagaatggagatggacctttcatatggtgtacagtatctcctcctcatttgttagGGACATgtcgttatattgaggaatgtaGATGGACCTTTCATTTGGCATACgatatctcctcctcatttgtttgAGGAGATCTCTCAAATCTCTTACATTACTCCTTATAATCTGATGGAAACATGGTGGAGAGTGGTAAATAcaaagatcattttattttggtGAGGCCTGAAGAAATGTACACTTATAAGTTGTTCAATACATTTTGCTAATTTGTTTCATACACCAACTGGTATACATAAAATTGAAATCCTTGTGATGCTGGTCTAATATTTATAATGAAATCTCCTTAAAAAGGtccactggtatttttttttttattttaagtcatCCTGCATATCTTAAGCTtgatatggtaaaataaaatgtgaagtgCTGCACTTTGTCTATATAAATACTTGCCTGTGTTGATATCCATACAGGATTCCTTTACCACATATGCCTCTTCATCCTCCTGTTTGATCAAATTCAGTTTGTCTCCCTTAAATCACAAGATTATTGTGAGCACTAATATACTgatataataatacacaaaaagaaaataatctaaGACACTTTATCAAGAGTTAATACAATATCTTCAGCGTCATTTACCTGGTGATGCTGAGGGATGGCACGACATCTCTCCGGTGGGTTCCCGTTACTGGacccatctgtaggaaacacacacactgactgaattcattgtctctatgtgtttttcagatgatgggggatctaggtggaccctccatactgctctctcctttacaataaagtctcttCTTACCCAGGGATGTAGGGGGCAGCTGATTCTCCATTATACCATCGGTAAAGAGATTCTTGTCTCCTTTCAAACAGTCCAACTCTCCCATAACaccttccttctcctcttcttttatttcttttttaatagcaaCAATGCTTATTGTTCGactctaaaataaatgtaaatgagcAAAAATGCTGCTGATGTTTACCACATTTTgtaacctttaaaataaagtcttctcttacccggtgatgtgagggtctggtggtcctccattaCGATGTCCTTGTACTTCCACTCATTTATGGACACATTTTGACACTTTacaggaacctgacacacacaatgatacagtcaccatccagacacatcccttGTCTGTCTGGATAATGTCCCAGAAttcccagcactgctcacctgtCCGGTCAGCAGCTCAGTCATTTTGTTGATGACTTTCAGAATCCTCTTGTCATTCTTTCTATCTGAACGAAGTAAGGAATGTAGAGGAACCATAATGGGATTCTGACCATCTTCAGATGTCCTTTTCACAACTATGCTATCCTGTAATGGGAGAGAAGATATTctcatgtaaatgaataaaacatttttttactactttttgccCTAGTTAGGGTTCTTTTTTTTGAAGTGATTTGCAGTCATGAGAAAGCGATCAGAGGGAAGGAAAGTGTGGGAGAAGTATGTGTATGTTAAAAAAGCACCTATGGTTCAACTTATGAATAGTGATGGAACACGGGACACGGGGGGACACGGTACACGGGAGTGTACTAGTAACTGCAAGCTGCAGCCACACTCTCAATATTGTCCTGGACCCCCACTCCTTACAAAAAGCTCCAAAGCTGTATTGCTCTTTCATCTGTACTAAAAAATTCTACAAAGCAGCTGTAAGGTTGTCTGAGCAACATGAGACTGTCACCTCCTTCTTAATGTCTATGGGAGGCTTCGGAACACCACAGCCaaaagaaaaagcagttttaTACAATGGAACATTCAATTACCATTGTGTCATATGTGCTTCCCTTCTCTTACAGTCCAAACAGAAAAACTAACGGGTTCCTACAGAGGTCTGCACAAGAACCATCACCCACTGAAAACctctgatatattattattattattaataataataataataataataataataatatttaggcaTGCATTAACAGAATTGTGATCTATCTCCTTAAGCAGTGATACATTGTTAAAAATAAGCAGTTTTCAGTTCACACAGGTATACATCTGCTGCATGAGTCCTTGATGTTGTGTGGCACCTTGCACAGGCTTGCACGGCAGCCCTAGTCCAAAACAACCAGCGCCTacatatttgacagctggcggaAGTGATCAGCACTTGGTACCGCTCACTGCAGTCCCTATTCCATCTCTATAGGGGCTAGGCGCAGATGGCATGTGGCAAAGTTTCCTGGCAAGAGGAAGccgtaaatgcaccacaacctcacagcCAGTGTGAATatgctctaaaagaaaaaaaagacatacgtttATCTGTTAATGAATAAGCTATTCGTCAGTAAACAAAATAGatctatatgtaaatatatagaaaaatacaatgtaaacaattgtaacaaattgtaacaaattgtaaattgtaacaaaaaaaagtgtgtaaaagtagtaaaacaatagtaaaataaacatatcaatgCATATTCCAGGTGATTCGTATTTGAGATAGTGTGATGAAGTGTGGGAAAGTTATTTTTCTGTGGCAGGTagcaaccaaaaaaacaaacttgtcaTTCGTGTTCCAGGACTgctcctcacctctccggtcagcaggtagatgatctccagggtgagtTGTAATATCCTCTCGGTTAGACTGTTGCAGTTTGGCTCCATTGCTACCCTCTACCACACTCATTTCTGTAGCCCATCCCCCAGTGCTAAGCATCATGGGTGAAAGGCTGGCTTTTCTGGGGTTGGGTCTCCTGggccattttgttgtagaccATTATTAAAACAGCTGTAATCAGCTGTTCAGCAACGTTTTCTCAAATCTAAGCGCCTTCTGCTCTGTCGGGCTACAACAAAATGGTCAAAGAGCACCAATTATTGAAAAGCCTACCCTTTACCATAATTCTCAACACCATGAGTAGACCGATATATAAAGATcctgttgttattgttattactaataaATTATTTCCAACAGGTAGACACAATGGCTGGAATTCC includes these proteins:
- the LOC140338881 gene encoding gastrula zinc finger protein XlCGF66.1-like; amino-acid sequence: MEPNCNSLTERILQLTLEIIYLLTGEDSIVVKRTSEDGQNPIMVPLHSLLRSDRKNDKRILKVINKMTELLTGQVPVKCQNVSINEWKYKDIVMEDHQTLTSPGKRRLYFKGYKMW